ACCTCCACGAGGTAGGAACTCGCGATGAACAGGCCAAGCAGGTCCGCGACCAGGATGGTCGAGAGCGGGACTGCCGCGGGTCGCAGGACGTGCAAGAGCAGGATGCGGCGGTCCGAGACGCCCTTGGCCTTGGCCGTCTTCGTGAACGTGGCCTCGACGTACTCCAGGGCCTCCGCGCGGGTGTAGCGGGTCAGGCTGGCTATCGACCCCGTGGTGAGGACGAACACGGGGAGGACCAGCTGCCTGACGTTCTCGAGGCTGAAGACGGGCGCGTCCGGGTTGAAGACGATGGGCACCAGGTCGAGGTGGACCCCGAAGAGGACCAGCAGGATGATGCCGAACCAGAAGTTCGGGATGGCGTACCCGAAGAAGGCGGCGAACGTCGCGGCGTAGTCGAACCGGGAGTGCTGGTGGGTCGCCGAGTACAGGCCGATGCCGAGACCGAACGCCACGGTCAGTATCGTCCACGGGACGGAGTACATCACCGTGTAGGGGAGCGCCTCCATGATGGCCTCGGTCACCGGCTGGCCCCGCGAGGTGCTGTAGCCCCAGTTCCCCGTCGCCATGTTCGTCATGTAACTGCTGTACTGTTCCCAGAGTGGCCGGTCGAGGCCGCGCTGGGCCTCGACGGCCTCTTTCGCGGCCTCGGCGTCCCCGCCGCCCGCGGCCGCCTGGAACTGGATTGACGCCAGCGCCTGCTGCTGTGTCACGAACAGCAGCGCCCAGGTGATAGAGAGGATGATGAACGTTGCGACGACCGCCCACAGCAGGCGTCTCGCGACGTACCACCTCATCTGTCGAAGTAGTACGTCTGTGAGTTCCACCCGCTGGCGAAGGTCTCGGACGGGCCGACGAGCTCGTCCTGGGCGCCCGTGATGTCCGACTCCATGATGAGGAAGCCGAAGGGCTGTTCGCGGGCGAGTCTCCGGAACACCTCGCCGTAGAGTTCACGGCGCGCCTCCTCGTCGACGGTCCGGGAGGCCTCCGCGTACAGTTCGGGGATGTTCGACTCGGGGACGTAGCCGAAGTAGTTGA
The DNA window shown above is from Haloarcula halobia and carries:
- a CDS encoding ABC transporter permease — protein: MRWYVARRLLWAVVATFIILSITWALLFVTQQQALASIQFQAAAGGGDAEAAKEAVEAQRGLDRPLWEQYSSYMTNMATGNWGYSTSRGQPVTEAIMEALPYTVMYSVPWTILTVAFGLGIGLYSATHQHSRFDYAATFAAFFGYAIPNFWFGIILLVLFGVHLDLVPIVFNPDAPVFSLENVRQLVLPVFVLTTGSIASLTRYTRAEALEYVEATFTKTAKAKGVSDRRILLLHVLRPAAVPLSTILVADLLGLFIASSYLVEVVFGIPGLGQLSFRAIQTQDTPLVLATTLIGVFVAIVGNLLQDIAYTVLDPRIDYGDR